One segment of Pan paniscus chromosome 20, NHGRI_mPanPan1-v2.0_pri, whole genome shotgun sequence DNA contains the following:
- the LOC117976979 gene encoding chromosome alignment-maintaining phosphoprotein 1-like produces MAFLGPYPMSLQSPQMRLLPHNSLHRHSSIVTMASLDPAPASQPSLQALNFLKSTSPGPAHASLQPLQAQLLHLGGPSRPSLCLPSASTVPTSASQQILHAQHLPHCGPPKPSSQPFSSFYTRSSRLPVASSGPWESFLTTAFPGPVFPFRRPLRAQNLLKSASPDPLAPSGRPLWAQLFFLVASPGPTPASQQPLWTQCLPISWRPWSAHSFLKPSSPGPGQASQWPLQDELLPSNGISRPQMVSGRWAPPRQAWVSRRPPQAQVVLKSASLGPASQQVSKLFWLNSCPAPNRLCRPRTFSSQALRAHFLPPGGLYRPSTGWRTASAGPALASQGPLQAQLLPPWRPPGAKSLPASQQPACGPAPPSRWPVDAQLMTLAPCPEA; encoded by the coding sequence ATGGCCTTTTTAGGCCCATACCCTATGTCACTGCAGTCTCCACAGATGAGGctactgcctcacaacagcctccacaggcacagctccaTCGTTACAATGGCCTCCttagacccagctcctgcctcccagccttctctccaggccctgaaCTTTCTCAAGTCGacctcaccaggcccagctcatgCTTCtttgcagcctctccaggcccagctcctgcatcTTGGTGGCccctccaggcccagcctctgcctcccgtcgGCCTCTACAGTCCCAACATCTGCCTCACAGCAGATTCTTCACGCCCAGCATCTGCCTCACTGTGGACCCCCCAAGCCAAGCTCCCAACCTTTCAGCAGCTTCTACACACGCAGCTCCCGCCTGCCAGTGGCCTCTTCAGGCCCATGGGAGTCATTCCTCACAACGGCCTTTCCAGGCCCAGTTTTTCCCTTCCGGCGGCCTCTCCGGGCCCAGAACCTCCTCAAGTCGGCCTCTCCAGACCCACTTGCACCCTCCGGGCGTCCTCTCTGGGCCCAGCTCTTCTTCCTGGTTGCGTCTCCAGGCCCGACTCCTGCCTCTCAACAACCTCTTTGGACTCAGTGCCTACCCATCTCCTGGCGGCCTTGGTCGGCCCACAGCTTCctcaagccaagctccccaggcccaggtcaGGCCTCACAGTGGCCTCTCCAGGATGAGCTCCTGCCCTCCAATGGCATCTCCAGGCCCCAAATGGTCTCCGGTCGGTGGGCTCCTCCACGCCAAGCTTGGGTCTCCCGGCGACCGCCGCAGGCCCAAGTTGTCCTGAAGTCGGCCTCTCTCggccctgcctcccagcaagtaagcaagctcttttggctcaactcctgcccagctcccaaccgCCTTTGTAGGCCCCGAACTTTCTCCAGCCAAGCtctgagggcccacttcctgccTCCTGGTGGCCTGTACAGGCCTAGCACTGGTTGGagaacagcctctgcaggccccgcccttgcctcccaggggcctctccaggcccagctcttgccCCCATGGCGGCCTCCCGGGGccaagtccctgcctgcctcccagcagcccgcgtgcggcccagctcctccctcacggtggcctgttgatGCCCAACTCATGACTCTGGCACCCTGCCCAGAGGCGTGA